In one window of Gemmatimonadales bacterium DNA:
- a CDS encoding N-acyl homoserine lactonase family protein, whose amino-acid sequence MKITALSTGVLELKPTFLEGSPAHGGPVGLIRALGRDPRWTAPLPMWSWIIETGTERILVDAGARPGARGGPTRTRFHISSDQALVPELARRGLTPGDFDRVLLTHLHGDHVGGLAAFDQRRVWVARSEWAPVARFPGRLLRFLTAPVPRGFVPSLFDFDGPALLGFPGSWRVTPDGSIVALPTPGHSPGHTSFLLRSTEGDVLLAGDVTYDLPALHNQREQGFIANVEEHRQTLSRVLSLVRRGIAYLPSHDPESPARLAGRNPPSIYHAHG is encoded by the coding sequence ATGAAGATCACCGCCCTGTCGACCGGCGTGCTGGAATTGAAGCCCACCTTCCTTGAGGGCAGCCCGGCCCACGGCGGGCCAGTCGGCCTGATCCGCGCGCTAGGGCGAGACCCGCGCTGGACGGCGCCGTTGCCGATGTGGTCCTGGATCATCGAGACCGGAACTGAACGGATCCTGGTCGACGCAGGTGCCCGGCCGGGCGCAAGGGGAGGACCGACCAGAACCCGCTTCCATATCTCGTCGGACCAGGCGCTGGTTCCCGAGCTGGCTCGGCGGGGCCTCACGCCCGGAGACTTCGACCGCGTACTGCTGACGCATCTTCACGGGGACCATGTCGGAGGACTCGCGGCGTTCGACCAACGGCGGGTGTGGGTGGCGAGGTCGGAATGGGCCCCCGTGGCCCGGTTCCCCGGCCGGTTGCTTCGCTTCCTGACAGCCCCTGTGCCCCGAGGCTTCGTTCCCAGTCTCTTCGACTTCGACGGCCCAGCGTTGCTTGGGTTCCCGGGGAGCTGGCGGGTGACGCCGGATGGCTCGATCGTCGCTCTACCGACGCCGGGACATAGCCCGGGACACACGAGCTTCCTGCTGCGAAGCACGGAGGGGGACGTGCTGCTCGCCGGAGACGTCACCTATGACCTCCCAGCCCTCCACAATCAGCGAGAGCAGGGCTTCATTGCCAATGTCGAGGAGCATCGCCAGACTCTGTCTCGAGTGCTGTCGCTCGTGCGGCGCGGTATTGCCTACTTGCCGAGCCACGACCCCGAGTCGCCTGCGCGGCTGGCGGGGCGGAACCCGCCTTCGATCTACCACGCCCATGGTTGA
- a CDS encoding serine hydrolase domain-containing protein, translating to MELRPFRFFLALVIAAPATAAAQLPRARPETVGMSSVRLARIRPMLRRYVEQGSVAGLVALVARDGRLVELDTAGWRDVASHSPMRRNTIFRIASMTKAVTSVAAMMLVEEGRLRLADSVSKYIPEFASTKVWAGRDSLVPPERAMTIHDLLTHRSGLVYGFIDTSAVGKAYRAAHVSDGLSDLVPTQAENMTRLAAQPLAFQPGHEWRYSLSVDVLGRVVEIASGLTLDEFLHARIFQPLRMHDTGFRVPDEKLGRLARAYSSPHDSLRAMAGTDSWEDGRLPLGRFGGPGTRGSDTFFSGGAGLFSTAGDYARFAQMLLNGGQLDGARLLSPKTVELMTADATSDLKNPLGPGVGFGLGFAVVRDLGATGVLGSAGTYSWGGILGTSFWIDPKERLVGVLMMQLFPNRDDVNEVFQTLTYQSVIR from the coding sequence ATGGAGCTGAGACCTTTTCGCTTTTTCCTCGCGCTTGTCATCGCCGCACCGGCCACTGCCGCGGCCCAGCTCCCGCGTGCTCGCCCCGAGACCGTCGGCATGTCCTCGGTGCGGCTCGCCCGGATTCGACCCATGCTGCGGCGCTATGTCGAGCAGGGCTCCGTGGCTGGGCTGGTCGCGCTGGTGGCGCGTGATGGGCGGCTGGTGGAGCTCGACACCGCCGGCTGGCGCGATGTCGCGTCCCACAGTCCCATGCGCCGAAACACCATCTTCCGGATCGCTTCGATGACCAAGGCGGTCACCAGCGTCGCCGCGATGATGCTGGTCGAAGAGGGCCGCCTGAGGCTCGCCGATTCCGTGTCGAAGTACATCCCCGAGTTCGCCTCGACCAAGGTCTGGGCCGGGCGGGACTCGCTCGTCCCGCCGGAGCGCGCGATGACCATTCACGACCTGCTCACCCACCGGTCTGGCCTGGTCTACGGCTTCATCGACACCTCCGCCGTCGGAAAGGCCTATCGCGCCGCCCACGTGAGCGACGGCCTCAGCGACCTGGTGCCGACCCAGGCGGAGAACATGACCCGCCTGGCCGCCCAACCGCTCGCCTTTCAGCCCGGCCACGAGTGGCGCTACAGCCTCTCGGTGGACGTGCTCGGCCGGGTCGTCGAGATCGCCTCCGGTCTCACGCTGGATGAGTTCCTCCATGCCCGTATCTTCCAGCCGCTTCGGATGCACGACACCGGCTTCCGCGTGCCCGACGAGAAGCTCGGCCGCCTGGCGAGGGCATACAGCTCGCCGCACGACTCGCTCCGCGCCATGGCCGGCACCGACTCCTGGGAAGACGGCCGGCTGCCTCTCGGGCGGTTCGGCGGCCCCGGCACCCGCGGCTCGGACACCTTCTTCTCGGGCGGGGCGGGGCTCTTCAGCACGGCGGGGGACTACGCTCGGTTCGCCCAGATGCTGCTCAACGGTGGCCAGCTCGACGGCGCGCGCCTGCTCAGCCCCAAGACCGTGGAGCTCATGACGGCCGATGCGACCTCCGACCTCAAGAACCCGCTCGGGCCCGGCGTCGGCTTCGGCCTGGGCTTCGCCGTCGTGCGGGACCTGGGCGCCACGGGCGTGCTCGGCTCCGCGGGCACCTACTCCTGGGGCGGCATCCTGGGCACGAGCTTCTGGATCGATCCCAAGGAGCGGCTGGTGGGGGTGCTGATGATGCAGCTCTTTCCCAATCGCGACGACGTGAACGAAGTCTTTCAGACGCTCACCTATCAGTCCGTGATCCGGTGA
- a CDS encoding MarR family transcriptional regulator, which produces MAESPARAFGTVYRRFQEAANRAYATHGWKGLTLSHVQFLSETEEAGTRLSDVASALKTTKQYAGRLAREMASKRLVTLVADPLDRRAVLAKPTERGRAFLQDACAVRAELETRYLGRLSPSRAAAFVATLKELVTATDG; this is translated from the coding sequence ATGGCCGAGTCGCCGGCTCGGGCGTTCGGGACCGTGTATCGGCGGTTTCAGGAGGCTGCCAACCGGGCGTACGCGACGCACGGCTGGAAGGGCCTGACGCTGTCGCACGTGCAGTTCCTGTCCGAGACGGAGGAGGCCGGCACGCGATTGTCGGACGTGGCCTCTGCCCTGAAGACGACCAAGCAGTACGCGGGGAGGCTGGCCAGGGAAATGGCGTCCAAGCGCCTCGTCACCCTGGTGGCCGATCCGCTGGACCGGCGCGCGGTCCTGGCCAAACCCACGGAGCGCGGACGCGCGTTCCTGCAGGATGCGTGTGCGGTGCGCGCGGAGCTGGAAACCCGATATCTCGGCCGCCTCTCGCCGTCGCGCGCGGCGGCCTTCGTGGCGACCCTCAAGGAGCTCGTGACCGCGACGGACGGCTGA